One Glaciihabitans arcticus DNA window includes the following coding sequences:
- a CDS encoding ABC transporter ATP-binding protein: protein MKLELRGITKRFGALVANDHIDLTIEPGEIHCLLGENGAGKSTLMNVLYGLYKADEGEILLDDHVIHFNGPGDALAAGIGMVHQHFMLIPVFTVAENVMLGHEPVKGGVVLDLPTARTLVREISDRFGFEIDPDDLVENLPVGAQQRVEIIKALARDAKVLVLDEPTAVLTPQETDELMVIMKQLAASGTSIVFITHKLREVREVADRITVVRLGKIVGTADPSSSTTELASLMVGRTVDLTVEKDAPKLGAESFVVSNLTVLDATGHRLLDDVSFTIREGEVLAIAGVQGNGQTELTEAILGLRTGVRGSVTLDGRELVGASVRDSLDAGIGFVPEDRKKDGLVAEFSVAENLMLDRSVGEPFAKGLNIRFDYLEEFADKAIEEFDIRTQGATTLAGRLSGGNQQKVVLARELSRDLRLLIASQPTRGLDVGSIEFVHDRIIATRDSGIPVLIVSTELDEVLGLADRIAVMYRGRIVGIVTPDTTRTRLGEMMAGIEA from the coding sequence ATGAAACTTGAACTCCGTGGCATCACCAAGCGTTTCGGTGCGCTTGTGGCCAATGATCACATCGACCTCACGATCGAGCCGGGTGAGATCCACTGCCTGCTCGGCGAGAACGGTGCCGGCAAGTCCACCCTCATGAACGTGCTCTACGGCCTGTACAAGGCCGACGAGGGTGAGATCCTGCTCGACGACCATGTCATCCACTTCAACGGCCCCGGCGACGCGCTCGCCGCCGGCATCGGCATGGTGCACCAGCACTTCATGCTGATCCCCGTGTTCACGGTCGCCGAGAACGTGATGCTCGGCCACGAGCCCGTCAAGGGCGGCGTTGTGCTCGACCTGCCGACGGCCCGCACCCTGGTGCGCGAGATCTCCGACCGCTTCGGCTTCGAGATCGACCCCGACGACCTGGTCGAGAACCTGCCGGTCGGCGCACAGCAGCGCGTCGAGATCATCAAGGCTCTCGCCCGTGACGCGAAGGTTCTCGTGCTCGACGAGCCGACCGCCGTGCTCACCCCGCAGGAGACCGACGAGCTCATGGTCATCATGAAGCAGCTCGCGGCATCCGGTACATCAATCGTCTTCATCACTCACAAACTGCGCGAGGTGCGCGAGGTCGCCGACCGCATCACGGTCGTGCGTCTCGGCAAGATCGTCGGCACAGCCGACCCGTCATCCTCGACCACCGAACTCGCCTCGCTCATGGTGGGCCGCACCGTCGACCTGACCGTCGAGAAGGACGCCCCGAAACTGGGCGCCGAGTCGTTCGTGGTCAGCAACCTGACGGTTCTGGATGCAACAGGCCACCGTCTCCTCGACGACGTCAGCTTCACCATCCGCGAGGGCGAAGTGCTCGCGATCGCGGGAGTCCAGGGCAACGGCCAGACCGAGCTGACCGAGGCGATCCTCGGCCTTCGTACGGGCGTACGCGGAAGCGTGACCCTCGACGGACGCGAGCTCGTCGGCGCCTCGGTGCGTGACAGCCTCGACGCCGGCATCGGGTTCGTGCCCGAGGACCGCAAGAAGGACGGCCTCGTTGCCGAGTTCTCGGTCGCCGAGAACCTCATGCTCGACCGCAGCGTGGGGGAGCCCTTCGCGAAGGGCCTCAACATCCGCTTCGACTACCTCGAGGAGTTCGCCGACAAGGCGATCGAGGAGTTCGACATCCGCACCCAGGGTGCGACGACCCTGGCAGGCCGCCTCTCCGGTGGAAACCAGCAGAAGGTGGTGCTCGCGCGGGAACTGTCGCGCGACCTGCGCCTGCTGATCGCCTCGCAGCCCACCCGCGGCCTCGATGTCGGATCCATCGAGTTCGTGCACGATCGCATCATCGCGACGCGCGACTCCGGCATCCCGGTGCTCATCGTGTCGACCGAGCTCGACGAGGTGCTCGGCCTCGCGGACCGGATCGCCGTGATGTACCGCGGACGCATCGTCGGAATCGTCACCCCCGACACCACACGCACCCGCCTCGGCGAGATGATGGCAGGAATCGAAGCATGA
- a CDS encoding ABC transporter permease produces the protein MSKNDKATVVPSTDPAIDPVANPIVDPDTEQPRWRGVMLDILSGSPLRTVLAIVSAFVIGAILIVLTNEEFIEASGYIFSRPSDAFRAAGSAVGDAYGALFRGSIYNFNANDFIGGIRPFTETLRLASPLIAAGLGIALSFRVGMFNIGGQGQLLFGAGFAAFVSFQLHLPFPIHLLVAIIIGILASAAFGSLVGFLKAKTGAHEVIVTIMLNYIALYLLTYVMRTPILQDPVAGGTPKTLAPDESAQFPLLLGDSFALHWGFPLVIGATFLFWWLMERSTLGYRFRAVGLNPNAARTAGINVNTVYILAMAISAAFVGLAGVNQALGRSAGFTPNIDSGIGFDAITVALLGGSNALGVFLAGILFGAMKAGGPAMQVADVAPELLGVVQGLIVLFIAAPPLVRAVFRLPAATTKIPGARGRARALKKAVEK, from the coding sequence ATGAGCAAGAACGACAAGGCGACGGTCGTGCCGTCGACCGACCCGGCCATCGACCCGGTCGCCAACCCGATCGTCGACCCCGACACGGAGCAGCCGCGCTGGCGCGGGGTGATGCTCGACATCCTTTCGGGTAGCCCGCTGCGCACCGTGCTCGCGATCGTCTCCGCGTTCGTGATCGGTGCGATCCTCATCGTTCTGACCAACGAGGAGTTCATCGAGGCCTCCGGCTATATCTTCTCCCGCCCCTCCGACGCGTTCCGCGCCGCAGGCAGCGCGGTCGGTGACGCCTACGGCGCGCTATTCCGCGGTTCCATCTACAACTTCAACGCGAACGATTTCATCGGCGGCATCCGACCCTTCACCGAGACCCTGCGTCTCGCGAGCCCGCTCATCGCGGCGGGCCTCGGCATCGCGCTGAGCTTCCGGGTCGGCATGTTCAACATCGGTGGCCAGGGCCAGCTGCTGTTCGGTGCGGGCTTCGCGGCCTTCGTCAGCTTCCAGCTGCACCTGCCGTTCCCGATCCACCTGCTCGTCGCGATCATCATCGGTATTCTCGCCTCGGCCGCGTTCGGCAGCCTCGTGGGCTTCCTCAAGGCCAAGACGGGTGCGCACGAGGTGATCGTCACGATCATGCTCAACTACATCGCGCTGTACCTGCTCACCTACGTGATGCGCACGCCGATCCTGCAGGACCCGGTCGCCGGTGGAACGCCGAAGACCCTTGCGCCGGACGAGAGCGCGCAGTTCCCGCTGCTGCTTGGTGACAGCTTCGCGCTGCACTGGGGATTCCCGCTCGTCATCGGTGCGACCTTCCTGTTCTGGTGGCTTATGGAGCGCTCGACGCTCGGCTACCGCTTCCGCGCCGTCGGCCTCAACCCGAACGCCGCGCGCACCGCGGGCATCAACGTCAACACCGTCTACATCCTCGCGATGGCGATTTCGGCGGCCTTCGTCGGTCTCGCCGGCGTCAACCAGGCGCTCGGTCGCTCGGCCGGCTTCACGCCGAACATCGACTCCGGTATCGGGTTCGACGCGATCACCGTTGCGCTTCTCGGTGGCTCCAACGCGCTGGGTGTGTTCCTGGCCGGCATCCTCTTCGGTGCAATGAAGGCCGGTGGCCCCGCCATGCAGGTCGCCGACGTCGCACCCGAGCTGCTCGGTGTGGTGCAGGGACTCATCGTGCTCTTCATCGCGGCGCCGCCCCTCGTGCGCGCCGTCTTCCGCCTTCCCGCAGCAACGACCAAGATTCCGGGTGCCCGTGGCAGAGCCCGCGCCCTGAAGAAAGCGGTAGAGAAGTGA
- a CDS encoding ABC transporter permease has protein sequence MNALATAPGATPSPVTTAVQSITDVPRHWKTTIVLGLLAVVALVFFGILGDDRESIVVWSGAGDAIVLPDLPVTSKIVCLVLGLALVILAGLSAWYTIGRRKVPLWIIIVFAGLFITALVLWTGAGSKVPVVFLLTGSIALATPVVFGALAGVIGERVGVVNIAIEGQLLAGAFVSAVVATVTGNLMLGLVAALIGGALVSLVLAAFSIKYLVDQVIVGVVLNTLVIGITNFFYAAALSDNSKELNFPGTLPFLPIPLLSDIPVLGDVFFNHRITTYLMFILVPLVWFILFKTRIGLRLRAVGEHPLAADTVGINVNRTRFWSVTLAGMIAGLGGAALTLGSVGAFVREMSAGQGFIALAAVILGRWNPWLTTLAALLFGFSKQFRIFAGQTGSSIPPDLIAMVPYLVTLVAVAGLVGRVVGPAASGKPYVKQ, from the coding sequence GTGAACGCCCTCGCCACAGCTCCCGGAGCCACTCCGTCGCCCGTGACCACCGCCGTGCAGTCGATCACGGATGTCCCGCGCCACTGGAAGACGACGATCGTGCTTGGCCTGCTCGCCGTCGTCGCGCTCGTGTTCTTCGGAATCCTCGGCGACGACCGTGAGTCGATCGTCGTCTGGTCGGGTGCCGGCGACGCGATCGTGCTGCCGGACCTGCCGGTCACATCGAAGATCGTCTGTCTCGTGCTCGGCCTGGCGCTCGTGATCCTCGCCGGCCTCTCGGCCTGGTACACGATCGGCCGCCGCAAGGTGCCGCTCTGGATCATCATCGTCTTCGCCGGCCTGTTCATCACCGCGCTCGTGCTGTGGACGGGCGCGGGCTCGAAGGTGCCCGTCGTCTTCCTGCTGACCGGATCGATCGCGCTGGCCACCCCGGTGGTGTTCGGCGCCCTCGCGGGTGTCATCGGTGAGCGCGTGGGTGTCGTCAACATCGCGATCGAGGGACAGCTGCTCGCCGGCGCCTTCGTCTCCGCGGTCGTTGCGACGGTCACCGGCAACCTTATGCTCGGCCTCGTCGCAGCTCTGATCGGTGGCGCTCTCGTCTCGCTGGTGCTCGCCGCCTTCTCGATCAAGTACCTCGTCGACCAGGTGATCGTGGGTGTGGTGCTCAACACCCTCGTGATCGGAATCACGAACTTCTTCTACGCCGCCGCCCTCAGCGACAACTCGAAGGAGCTCAACTTCCCGGGAACCCTGCCGTTCCTGCCGATCCCGCTGCTGTCGGACATCCCGGTGCTCGGTGACGTGTTCTTCAACCACCGCATCACGACGTACCTCATGTTCATCCTCGTGCCGCTGGTCTGGTTCATCCTGTTCAAGACCCGCATCGGCCTGCGCCTGCGCGCCGTCGGCGAGCACCCGCTCGCCGCCGACACCGTCGGCATCAACGTCAACCGCACCCGCTTCTGGAGCGTCACCCTCGCCGGCATGATCGCCGGACTCGGTGGCGCCGCCCTGACGCTCGGCTCGGTCGGCGCGTTCGTGCGGGAGATGTCGGCGGGCCAGGGCTTCATCGCCCTCGCCGCGGTGATCCTCGGTCGCTGGAACCCGTGGCTCACGACCCTCGCCGCCCTGCTGTTCGGCTTCTCGAAGCAGTTCCGCATCTTCGCCGGCCAGACCGGTTCGTCGATTCCGCCGGACCTGATCGCCATGGTGCCCTACCTCGTCACCCTCGTCGCTGTTGCCGGCCTCGTGGGTCGCGTCGTCGGCCCCGCGGCGTCGGGCAAGCCCTACGTGAAGCAGTAA
- a CDS encoding cytidine deaminase, which translates to MTEIDWDALRLAANEAMHKSYSPYSKFPVGAAALVDDGRVVSGCNVENASYGVGLCAECALVSSLAMTGGGKLVAFTCVDGLGNVLMPCGRCRQLLYEFSAEGMILETVSGFRTIDQVLPDAFGPRQLDAYAASTAAAN; encoded by the coding sequence ATGACTGAAATCGATTGGGATGCCCTGCGCCTCGCCGCCAACGAGGCGATGCACAAGTCGTACTCGCCGTACTCGAAGTTCCCCGTGGGAGCTGCCGCCCTCGTGGACGACGGCCGAGTCGTCAGCGGATGCAATGTCGAGAACGCGTCCTACGGCGTGGGCCTCTGCGCCGAGTGCGCCCTCGTCTCGAGTCTCGCGATGACGGGTGGCGGCAAACTCGTCGCCTTCACCTGCGTGGACGGCCTCGGCAACGTGCTCATGCCGTGCGGCCGCTGCCGCCAGTTGCTCTATGAATTCTCGGCCGAGGGCATGATCCTCGAGACCGTCTCCGGATTCAGGACCATCGACCAGGTGCTGCCCGACGCGTTCGGTCCGCGCCAGCTCGACGCTTACGCAGCAAGCACCGCCGCAGCCAACTAA
- a CDS encoding thymidine phosphorylase has product MAIEPFDVVDLIRTKRDRGALSTDQINWLIDAYTRGYVADEQMSAMTMAIFLNGMERTEIRDLTLAMIASGETMSFETLSKKTTDKHSTGGVGDKITLPLAPLVASFGVAVPQLSGRGLGHTGGTLDKLESIPGWRASISNEEFYRQLEEVGAVICAAGSGLAPADGKLYSLRDITGTVECIPLIASSIMSKKIAEGTAALVLDVKFGSGAFLQDPARGRELAETMVQLGKDAGVDTVALLTNMNVPLGLAIGNANEVRESVEVLAGGGPADVVELTVALAREMLELAGVHDADVEGALKNGQAMDTWRAMISAQGGDPDAALPVARETHVVVAETDGVLVEQHALPFGIAAWRLGAGRARKQDPVQHSAGIDLHVKPGETVTAGQPLFTLSADEPERFVRALEALEGSYRIGNAEEFESAPLIAGRIS; this is encoded by the coding sequence ATGGCCATCGAGCCCTTCGACGTCGTCGACCTCATCCGCACCAAGCGCGACAGGGGTGCGCTGAGCACCGACCAGATCAACTGGCTGATCGACGCCTACACGCGCGGCTACGTCGCCGACGAGCAGATGTCGGCCATGACCATGGCGATCTTCCTCAACGGAATGGAGCGCACCGAGATCCGCGACCTCACCCTCGCGATGATCGCGAGCGGCGAGACCATGAGCTTTGAGACGCTCAGCAAGAAGACCACCGACAAGCACTCGACGGGCGGGGTGGGCGACAAGATCACCCTTCCGCTCGCGCCGTTGGTCGCCTCGTTCGGCGTCGCGGTTCCCCAGCTCTCGGGCCGCGGGCTCGGCCACACGGGCGGCACCCTCGACAAGCTCGAAAGCATTCCGGGATGGCGGGCATCCATCAGCAACGAAGAGTTCTACCGCCAGCTCGAAGAGGTGGGCGCGGTGATCTGTGCCGCCGGCTCCGGCCTCGCCCCGGCCGACGGCAAGCTGTACTCGCTGCGCGACATCACCGGAACCGTCGAGTGCATCCCGCTCATCGCGTCGTCGATCATGAGCAAGAAGATCGCGGAGGGCACGGCGGCGCTCGTGCTCGACGTGAAGTTCGGCTCGGGTGCGTTCCTGCAGGATCCGGCGCGCGGCCGCGAACTGGCCGAGACCATGGTGCAGCTCGGCAAGGACGCCGGCGTCGACACGGTCGCCCTGCTCACCAACATGAACGTGCCGCTCGGCCTCGCCATCGGCAACGCCAACGAGGTGCGCGAATCGGTGGAGGTGCTCGCCGGTGGCGGCCCCGCCGACGTCGTCGAGCTCACTGTGGCCCTCGCGAGAGAGATGCTCGAGCTGGCCGGTGTGCACGACGCCGACGTCGAGGGCGCGCTCAAGAACGGCCAGGCGATGGACACCTGGCGCGCCATGATCAGCGCGCAGGGCGGCGATCCGGATGCCGCTCTCCCGGTCGCCCGCGAGACGCACGTCGTTGTGGCTGAGACCGACGGTGTGCTCGTCGAGCAGCACGCCCTCCCGTTCGGCATCGCCGCCTGGCGGCTCGGTGCTGGCCGCGCGCGCAAGCAGGATCCCGTACAGCACTCGGCGGGCATCGACCTGCACGTGAAACCGGGTGAGACGGTTACCGCTGGGCAGCCCCTGTTCACGCTCAGCGCGGACGAGCCGGAGCGCTTCGTGCGCGCCCTCGAGGCGCTCGAGGGCTCCTACCGGATCGGCAACGCCGAGGAGTTCGAGAGCGCGCCGCTCATCGCGGGGCGCATCTCCTAG
- a CDS encoding adenosine deaminase: MTTVTEDYVLPGGTTAIRTLPKISLHDHLDGGLRPQTIIDLAATIGYELPTTDAVELGEWFSTQSDSGSLVEYLKAFDVTTAVMQTKEGLTRVAREFVQDLGSDGVIYGEIRWAPEQHVARGLTLDETVEAVQAGLDAGVEDVRATGASIRVGQLISAMRHADRGLEIAELAVRHRDNGVVGFDIAGAEAGFPAGNLRDAFDFLAHNYLPATVHAGEADGLESIKGALFDGRALRLGHGVRLAEDITVESEDEEGSYVVLGPVAQWVKDREIALELAPSSNLQTNAWGTELHEHAFDLLYQLGFRVTVNTDNRLMSNTSLSRELFQLAETFGYDLDDLQVFQLNAAAAAFLPLEDREDLADQISAGFESA, translated from the coding sequence ATGACCACCGTTACCGAGGACTACGTGCTGCCCGGTGGCACCACGGCCATCCGCACACTGCCCAAGATCTCGCTGCACGACCACCTCGACGGTGGACTGCGCCCCCAGACGATCATCGATCTCGCAGCCACGATCGGATACGAGCTGCCGACGACCGACGCCGTCGAACTCGGCGAGTGGTTCTCCACACAGTCCGACAGCGGCTCGCTCGTGGAATACCTGAAGGCCTTCGACGTGACCACGGCCGTTATGCAGACTAAGGAAGGCCTCACCCGCGTCGCCCGCGAGTTCGTGCAGGACCTCGGCTCCGACGGCGTCATCTACGGCGAGATCCGGTGGGCGCCCGAGCAGCACGTCGCGCGCGGACTCACCCTCGACGAGACGGTCGAAGCGGTGCAGGCCGGCCTCGACGCGGGCGTCGAGGACGTGCGTGCAACCGGTGCGAGCATCCGCGTCGGCCAGCTGATCAGCGCCATGCGTCACGCTGACCGTGGTCTCGAGATCGCCGAGCTGGCGGTGCGTCACCGCGACAACGGCGTGGTCGGATTCGACATCGCCGGCGCCGAGGCGGGCTTCCCGGCGGGCAACCTGCGCGACGCCTTCGACTTCCTCGCGCACAACTACCTCCCGGCCACCGTGCACGCTGGCGAGGCCGACGGCCTCGAGAGCATCAAGGGCGCCCTGTTCGACGGTCGCGCCCTGCGCCTCGGTCACGGCGTGCGTCTCGCCGAAGACATCACCGTAGAGAGCGAAGACGAGGAGGGCAGCTACGTCGTGCTCGGCCCGGTCGCCCAGTGGGTGAAGGATCGCGAGATCGCCCTCGAGCTCGCACCCTCGTCGAACCTGCAGACCAACGCGTGGGGCACCGAACTGCACGAGCACGCGTTCGACCTGCTCTACCAGCTCGGCTTCCGGGTGACCGTCAACACCGACAACCGCCTGATGAGCAACACGAGCCTCTCGCGCGAGCTGTTCCAGCTCGCCGAGACCTTCGGCTACGACCTCGACGACCTGCAGGTCTTCCAGCTCAACGCGGCAGCCGCAGCCTTCCTTCCGCTCGAGGACCGCGAGGACCTGGCCGACCAGATCAGCGCCGGATTCGAGAGTGCATAA
- a CDS encoding PTS sugar transporter subunit IIA, translating into MPIPPLPADAIQLGAAASTWRDAVRLAGNALVRSGSATPAYADEMIRMIEEHGPYVVIAPGLALAHARPGPAVLADGLAIVTLAEPVSFGHPHNDPVRIVLALAIAAGGDHLGAVASLANVFNDSDAIDALAHATTVDEVQAIMNAGEAA; encoded by the coding sequence GTGCCGATTCCTCCGCTTCCCGCTGACGCGATCCAGCTCGGCGCCGCGGCGTCGACCTGGCGCGATGCAGTGCGGCTCGCGGGGAACGCCCTCGTGCGTTCCGGTTCGGCGACGCCCGCGTACGCGGACGAGATGATCCGGATGATCGAGGAGCACGGCCCGTATGTCGTGATCGCCCCCGGGCTCGCGCTCGCGCACGCTCGCCCCGGACCCGCCGTGCTCGCGGACGGGCTGGCGATCGTCACCCTCGCGGAACCGGTGTCGTTCGGGCATCCTCATAACGACCCGGTGCGGATCGTGCTGGCCCTCGCCATCGCCGCGGGAGGCGATCACCTCGGTGCTGTCGCCTCGCTCGCGAATGTCTTTAATGATTCGGATGCGATCGACGCTCTCGCCCACGCCACCACCGTCGACGAGGTGCAGGCGATCATGAACGCGGGTGAGGCGGCGTGA
- a CDS encoding PTS sugar transporter subunit IIB, with protein sequence MKIVTICGAGIGSSGILKVNTERVLKKLDIEATVTAVDLDSLADIARDAQVILTSAEFVEAIGQTFADVIVIENYFDTQELTSKLEAALG encoded by the coding sequence GTGAAGATCGTCACCATCTGCGGCGCCGGCATCGGCAGCAGCGGCATCCTCAAAGTCAACACCGAGCGTGTGCTCAAGAAGCTGGACATCGAGGCGACGGTCACCGCCGTGGACCTCGACTCGCTTGCGGACATCGCTCGGGATGCGCAGGTCATCCTCACCTCTGCGGAATTCGTCGAGGCGATCGGGCAGACCTTTGCGGACGTCATAGTGATCGAGAACTACTTCGACACCCAGGAGCTGACCTCGAAGCTCGAGGCGGCGCTGGGCTAG
- a CDS encoding phospho-sugar mutase encodes MSDFSAEARAWIAQDPDDVTRAELETVLGNAESGDADAIADLRNRFETRLEFGTAGLRGELGAGPNRMNRVLVAQAAAGFAAYLLERGETPSAVIGYDGRHNSQVFAKDTAEIFQGAGIRAILLPRLLPTPVLAFAVRHLGVSAGVMVTASHNPAADNGYKVYLGDADRGSQIVAPADAAIAEQIERVASSSSVLDLPRATDYEIAGEEVLDEYVRQTAALAPAGVTPLRIVYTAMHGVGWETAQRVLADAGFNAPVVVAEQIEPDPDFPTVAFPNPEEPGALDLALAKAAEVGADIVVANDPDADRLAIAIPDADGSWRRLSGNEVGYLLGWRAAERLAGSGERGTLAASIVSSPALGAVANAYGLTFTETLTGFKWVSRVDDLAYGYEEALGYLVDPAKVRDKDGISAAVEFLALAAELKAAGSSLPAHELAFAEKFGAFASSQISIRVADLAEIPRIMAGLRAAPPTVIGSVTVDRIDDFEKGFGLFPAGDILRIHLQGNARVIVRPSGTEPKLKVYIDATSAEGTPAERIEQAQAMVDELDAAMRVLVV; translated from the coding sequence GTGAGTGACTTCTCAGCGGAGGCCCGCGCCTGGATCGCTCAGGACCCTGATGACGTCACCCGCGCTGAGCTGGAAACCGTCCTGGGCAACGCCGAGTCCGGGGATGCCGACGCCATCGCCGACCTGCGCAACCGCTTCGAGACACGGCTCGAGTTCGGCACAGCCGGACTGCGCGGCGAGCTGGGGGCCGGGCCGAACCGGATGAACCGCGTGCTCGTGGCCCAGGCCGCCGCGGGATTCGCCGCCTACCTGCTTGAGCGTGGCGAGACTCCGAGCGCGGTTATCGGCTACGACGGCCGCCACAATTCGCAGGTCTTCGCGAAGGACACGGCCGAGATCTTCCAGGGGGCGGGTATCCGTGCGATCCTGCTGCCGCGCCTGCTGCCCACCCCCGTTCTCGCGTTCGCCGTGCGGCACCTCGGCGTGAGCGCCGGTGTGATGGTCACCGCAAGCCACAACCCGGCCGCGGACAACGGTTACAAGGTCTACCTGGGCGACGCCGACCGTGGCTCGCAGATCGTCGCCCCGGCGGACGCGGCCATCGCGGAGCAGATCGAGCGGGTGGCGTCATCCTCAAGCGTTCTCGACCTGCCCAGGGCGACCGATTACGAGATCGCCGGCGAGGAAGTACTTGACGAGTACGTGCGCCAGACCGCGGCCCTCGCGCCCGCTGGGGTGACACCGCTGAGGATCGTCTACACGGCCATGCACGGCGTCGGGTGGGAGACGGCGCAGCGTGTACTCGCCGACGCCGGCTTCAACGCACCGGTCGTCGTCGCCGAGCAGATCGAGCCCGACCCCGACTTTCCGACCGTCGCCTTCCCGAATCCCGAGGAGCCCGGCGCACTCGATCTGGCGCTCGCGAAGGCCGCGGAGGTCGGTGCCGACATCGTCGTCGCCAACGACCCCGACGCCGATCGCCTCGCGATCGCCATCCCCGATGCAGACGGCAGCTGGCGACGGCTGAGCGGCAACGAGGTCGGTTACCTGCTCGGCTGGCGCGCCGCCGAGCGTCTCGCCGGATCGGGAGAGCGCGGCACGCTCGCCGCCTCGATCGTCTCCTCCCCCGCCCTCGGCGCCGTCGCGAACGCCTACGGCCTCACCTTCACCGAGACCCTTACCGGTTTCAAGTGGGTCTCCCGGGTCGACGACCTCGCCTACGGCTACGAGGAGGCCCTCGGTTATCTCGTCGACCCCGCCAAGGTGCGCGACAAGGACGGCATCTCCGCCGCCGTCGAGTTCCTCGCCCTCGCCGCTGAGCTCAAGGCCGCGGGATCCAGCCTGCCTGCCCACGAGCTCGCCTTCGCCGAGAAGTTCGGCGCCTTCGCGTCGTCGCAGATCTCGATCCGGGTCGCCGATCTCGCCGAGATCCCGCGCATCATGGCCGGCCTGCGTGCCGCGCCGCCCACCGTTATCGGCAGCGTCACCGTCGACCGCATCGACGACTTCGAGAAGGGCTTCGGCCTGTTCCCGGCCGGGGACATCCTGCGCATCCACCTGCAGGGCAACGCCCGGGTGATCGTGCGCCCGAGCGGCACCGAGCCGAAGCTCAAGGTCTACATCGACGCGACCAGCGCCGAGGGCACCCCCGCCGAGCGCATCGAGCAGGCCCAGGCGATGGTCGACGAACTCGACGCCGCGATGCGCGTGCTGGTGGTCTGA
- a CDS encoding purine-nucleoside phosphorylase: MSTTHPLDDPAADPFAIAAQAAADIAEKTGVEHHDIALTLGSGWAKAADLIGETTATVPATEITGFSKPALEGHVGTLRSVLLPNGKRALVIGARTHYYENHGVRRVVHSVRTAAATGATTMILTNGAGGIRESWKPGTPVLISDHINLTSDSPLEGATFIDLTDLYTKRLRDVARSVSPELDEGVYVQFRGPHYETPAEVQMAKAIGGHIVGMSTALEAIAARQAGMEILGLSLITNLAAGISPTALSHQEVIEAGRDAEATIGAMLAKIVAEL, encoded by the coding sequence ATGTCAACGACGCACCCCCTGGACGACCCCGCCGCCGATCCCTTCGCGATAGCCGCCCAGGCCGCCGCGGACATCGCCGAGAAGACCGGTGTCGAGCACCACGACATCGCCCTCACGCTCGGCAGCGGCTGGGCGAAAGCCGCCGACCTGATCGGCGAGACGACGGCCACCGTGCCGGCCACCGAGATCACCGGCTTCAGCAAGCCCGCCCTCGAGGGCCACGTCGGAACCCTTCGCTCCGTGCTGCTGCCGAACGGCAAGCGCGCCCTCGTGATCGGTGCCCGCACCCACTACTACGAGAACCACGGCGTACGCCGGGTCGTGCACTCGGTGCGCACCGCTGCCGCGACCGGCGCGACGACGATGATCCTCACGAACGGCGCCGGTGGTATCCGCGAGAGCTGGAAGCCCGGCACCCCCGTACTGATCAGCGACCACATCAACCTGACGAGCGATTCCCCGCTCGAGGGCGCCACCTTCATCGACCTGACCGACCTCTACACGAAGCGCCTTCGGGATGTCGCGCGCTCCGTTTCGCCCGAACTCGACGAGGGCGTGTACGTGCAGTTCCGCGGACCGCACTACGAGACCCCGGCCGAGGTGCAGATGGCCAAGGCGATCGGCGGACACATCGTCGGCATGTCGACGGCACTCGAGGCGATCGCCGCCCGCCAGGCCGGAATGGAGATCCTCGGCCTGTCCCTCATCACCAACCTCGCGGCGGGCATCTCGCCGACGGCGCTCAGCCACCAGGAGGTCATCGAGGCCGGTCGCGACGCCGAGGCGACCATCGGTGCCATGCTCGCGAAGATCGTGGCCGAGCTGTGA